In Romeriopsis navalis LEGE 11480, the genomic stretch CTTCTCAAGCTCAGTTTTTGCTTGAATGTTACATTTTATACCTAAACTGCCTATCACATCACTAGATTACAATGGCACTGAGGGATCCTGGCCGATCGCCCACTTATTTCGGCGGTGCCGCTTGCGCCAAGGTTTGGGCGATCGCTAGCTCAATCGCCGGACGTTTGCGCAAACGGTACTGTTTGGTCTGAGGCGGCACCGAAAAAGGCAAATCTTTGACCAATACAACGTCATGCTGATGGTAGCGATAAATCCGGACATGGCTTCCCGCAAGTTCGATCGTTCGTTTCTTTTGGTTATTTTTATCCGATGTATGATCGTCAATCTGGTTGATTGCCGTTAGTAATTCAGCCGCCTTACGTTCATCAGGTTGTTTATGACTTAATTCTGATTCGAGATTTGATTTGCTAGATGATATAGTTTCAGCTTCTAGTTTTGGATCTGGGACATCATTCTTTAGGTTTACGCCAGTGTTACTTTCTGGTTTTGATTTTACTTCATTTTCTTGCCAGGGATTCGGGCCTAATGGGTTATCAGCATCGCTCACTGGATAACTGGATTGCGGAATTTCAGCCGAGCGTTCTGCCGATGGAGACAAGCGATCAGGAATATTTTTTGGAACCGTATCGGTGGGCAACTCGGGAGCAGAATCGTGGGGTTGCGGGTCGCGGATAGATTTGACAAAAATTAAGATAAACGCCGCAGGGAAGTATATGAAACTAAACAGTAGAACGAATTTAGCAGCGTAGGTTATCGCAATTTCGGTGATCGATAACATTGAATTATGCACCTCCCCAACAGTCGTACAGCCGTTTTCGCTGTTTGAGACTGCATAAAAGTCCGATGTTGCTTGAAATGCAGTGCGATACCAACGAAATCAGTTGTCTTCATGATACAACCATGATCCCCGAGCGCAAGGGGCCGGGATCAGCAGTGGGTCGGGGGAAGTGGGTCGTTCTTAACCAGGGCAAGGCTATCACAACCAAGCCTTGAATGGTGATAAAAGCGCTATTATGAACAGAATAACGTTTTTAAGTCCACTATCCCCCAATTCATGCAGATATAGCTGATTTAATCGCCCATACGTGGTCTATCGAGCTTCTTTCAGATTATGTGATCAAACGAGGCTTAAGTTGTTGGGGCTAGACGATAGGCGCCATCGGGGTCGGGGTACTCTAAGCCAATGAACTTAACGGTTTGAGTACATCGTCAGGCGAACCAAGTTATGGTGCAATACCCAAAAAAATCAAATGTGTGGCCACTACAGGCTGTTTTGATTGCCCCTTTTGTGATTCAGCTCCTTGCGGCAGTTGGTTTAGTCGGCTATCTATCATTCAAAAATGGCGAAAAGGCCGTTTCCGAACTCGCCGATCAAGTGATTGAAAGCACAAGTAACGAAGTGCGCCAACACTTAACAGCCTATTTATCGACGCCGCATAAAGTCAGCCAGCTTAATGCTGATGCAATTCGCCTGAATGTGCTCAACCTGAACGACTTACCACAGGTTCAACGTTATTTCTGGCATCAAATGCAGACCTATGATTTAACGTACATCAGTCTCATTTTGCCGACGGGTGAGGTGAGGGCGGCATATCGCCCTGACGGTAAAATTGCCACACTGGATACGGTGAAGCCATTTATCAATGATCAGGTAAAAAATGCGACAACCTACCTGACGGATAAGCAAGGTAATCCCAGGAAAATCTTGGCTGAGACCGCCTGGGATGTCTTAAAAGATTCGATTTATACGGAGCCAGTCAAAGCGAAGAAAGCCATCTGGTCGCGCATCAATACCTACTATGATCCAGCGTTACCGCCCTCGATCTCAGCCGCCGCCGGTCGCCCTTTGTATGATGCAAATCAAAAATTAATCGGCGTCTTAAATACCGAGATTCATCTCCAAACGCTGAGTAATTTTCTCAGCCAATTGAAGACCGATCAACAGGGAGAAATCTTTGTGATGGAGCGGAGTGGGTTACTCGTGGCAAATTCAGTCAAAGATGCGCCGTTTAAGCTGGTCGATGAGGAAATTCAGCGATTCCCCGCATCCCAAAGTCCCAACCCCTTAATTCGCGCTATTGCAGCCCAAACAAAACAGCAGTTTCCTGTCCTATCAGCAATTAAGCAACCCCAAAAGATTATTGTCAAGCTACAAGGCGATCGACATCATGTGAGCATTACGCCTTGGCAAGATGAATATGGCTTAGACTGGTTGGTTGTCAGCAGCATTTCCGAAAACAACTTTATGGCCCAAATTCACGCGAATACTCGGACAACGATCGTCCTATGTATTGGGGCCGGAATAATCGCCACTATCGTTGGTATTTTCACATCTCGACGGATCGCCCAGCCGATTTTCCGGTTGAATCAGGCCAGTCAAGCATTGGCGGCGGGAGATTTAGACCAAATGGTACAACCGACACATGTCCAAGAGCTAAATATCTTGGGTGAGTCGTTTAATGAGATGGCGGGTCAATTAAAAGCGGCATTTATCGAATTAGAAGATAGCAATGTTGAGTTAGAACATCACGTCGCGGAACGGACAACCAAACTGAAAGATGCTTTAGCGGAATTGCAGCATACGCAGTTACAGATGATTCAGGCCGAGAAGATGTCGAGCCTTGGTCAATTGGTGGCGGGCATTGCCCATGAGGTGAATAATCCGATTAATTTTGTCAAAGGCAATCTCATCTTTATTCAAGAACATGCGGGCCAGCTCATGGAGCTAGTTGAGCTGTATCAAACCCATTATGAACAGCCGGTTGAGGCGATTCAATCCCAAGTCAGCGCGATCGATCTGGAGTTTATCCAGACGGATATGCCGAAGCTGATTCATTCGATGACAGTGGGGACCGATCGAATTCAGGGCATTGTGCAATCACTTCGCAATTTCTCACGGATGGATGAATCGGCGTTGCAACGGGCCAATGTACATGATGGTTTAGACAGTACATTGCTCATCTTGCAGCATCGCCTCAAGGCACAACCGGATCGGGTCGAAATCGAAGTTGTAAAACACTTTAGTGATTTACCGTTGATTGATTGCTATGCCGGACAGCTCAATCAGGTATTTATGAATCTGTTAGCGAATGCGATCGATGCATTAGAAGACCGCCTGCGCCAGCAGACACCAGCGGAACAAGCGGCTAATCCACCACAAATTACAATTCAGACCGAGCATCTTTCTCCCGATTCGCTAGTGATCAAAATTGCGGATAACGGCTGTGGCATTCCCCGCGATATTCAGCAGCGCATTTTCGAGCCGTTTTTCACCACCAAACCCATTGGGAAAGGCACGGGGATTGGCATGTCGATTAGCTACCAGATTGTGGTGGAGCGGCATCAGGGGAAGTTGGGTTGTCATTCCGAGCGCGGTCAGGGAACAGAGTTCTCAATTCAGATTCCAGTAACGATTCAGCCAGTTGTCGTCGACCAAACGGCCTAAATCGCATCAAGGGTTTCAGTTAGCGGCTAATCGGCAGTCGGACGATCGCCAATGCGGTGCAACGGGCATCCAACGGGTCACCAACCAAGCGCAGCCGTAAGTCATCTCAATCGGCAGTTACGCAGCTAACCGACTTGAGCCATCACGCCACAGACGCTCCAGGAGAGGCATCCCAATCCCCCGACACTATCGCTTTGGGATGGGGTGGAGTATGGTTAAACTACGGAACGCCCCACGCCGATGCGCAACTCGTGAGACGCCTCACGCCGCCATATGATGACTTTTCTACAGAACTTATTTTTTTCCCGAGAATACATTCCCCACGGACATTGTTATCTGTGGCAGTCGGGTCTGGTGTGGCTGCATGTTTTGTCAGACCTAATCATTGCGGTTTCTTATTACTCGATTCCTCTGCTGCTCGTCTATTTCATCCGGCTGCGGACAGACGTACCATTTAAACGGATATTTATTTTATTCAGTATCTTTATTCTGACTTGTGGAACCACGCACATTTTGGAAGTGTGGACTTTATGGTATCCGGCCTACTGGCTATCGGGGGGAATGAAGGCGATTACGGCCTTGGCCTCGTTATATACGGCATTCGAATTGATCCCCGTATTACCCATGGCCCTCGCCTTGCCGAGCCCGAATGCCTTGGCCGAAGTCAACCAGAAACTGGCGATCGAAGTCGAAGAACGCAAGCAAGCGGAAGTCGCAGTCCAGCAGCTCAATACCGAATTGGAACAGCGGATTCAAACCCGGACGGCAGATTTAGAGCGATCGAATCAAACGCTCGAACAGGAAATCGCTGTTCGGATTGAAGCAGAACGGGAAATGCAACAGGCAAAAGATGTGGCGGAGGTCGCGAGTCGCGCCAAAAGTGAATTTCTGGCGAATATGAGTCATGAACTGCGGACACCGCTGAATGCCATCCTCGGGTTTACGCAGATTATGGCCCGCGATCCACAAATGGTGCCAACACAGCAAGAAAACCTCAGCATCATTAATCGTAGCGGCGGCAATCTACTGGAATTGATCAATGACATTCTCGAAATGGCCAAGATCGAGTCGGGCCGCGCAATTCTGAATGAAACAAGTTTTGATCTACATGACTTAATCAACAGTCTGATCCAAACCTTAAACCCGCATGTTGAAGCTAAAAACCTCGAGCTAATCTATGAGCGTCAGCCCGATGTGCCGCAATATGTCAAGGCGGACGAACGGAAACTCCGCCAAGTGTTGAGTAATCTGTTGGACAATGCGATCAAATTTACCGCTGTCGGGCATGTGACGTTACGCGTTCAGGCGGCATCCAACGCGGCCGAACCAGAACAGAAGTTTCCCGGCTACTGGCTGTTCGTCGAAGTCGAAGATACCGGTTCGGGGGTGGCCCCGAGTGAGTTAGGCAGTCTATTTTCCACCTTTGTCCAAGCAGAAACCGGGCGACGATCGCAACAAGGTAGTGGATTAGGGTTATCGATTAGTCGCCGGTTTGTGCAATTGATGGGAGGAGACCTGACGGTCAACAGTACATTGGGCCAGGGCAGCACGTTTAAGTTTAGTATCCCAATTCAAGCGGCCAATGCAGTGGATGTGCCACTCCAGCAACCAGACCGGCGGGTGGTTGGTCTCGTCGCCAACCAGCAGACCTATCGCATTCTGGTGGTTGAAGATAAACTCGAAAACCGCAAGTTAATGGTGAAGCTGCTGGAACCACTCGGATTTGAGGTCAAGGAAGCCGAAAATGGTCAAGTTGCGGTGGAACTATGGGAAAATTGGACCCCCAATTTGATTTGGATGGATATGCGGATGCCCGTGATGGATGGTTATGCGGCCACCAAGCAGATCAAATCCCAGATTAAGGGGCAAGCGACGGTGATCATTGCGCTGACGGCGAGCGCCTTCGAGGAAGATAAGTCAATTATCCTTTCCGCCGGTTGTGATGACTTTGTACGCAAACCATTTCAGGAAAAGGTGATTCTCGATAAAATTGCGAAATATTTAGGGGTTCAGTATATTTATGAAGCAAATCATCAAGACGCGGAGCCGGTGGTGCAAGCGGCGTTAACCGCCGAGAATTTGGCAGTCATGCCCACCGCATGGATTGAGCAACTCTATCAAGCAGCAAGCCAAGCAAGAGCCAAAACGTTGCGATCGTTAATTACAGAAATTCCCGAGGAACATCGGTTCTTGGCCGATGGATTAAGCCAGCTCGTCGAGGGCTATCGGTTTGATATACTCCAAACGTTAGCTGAACGCAAATCCTAATAGCCATCGCAAATTAGTTTCAACAGTTATTAGTTTTAACAGTTACATGATTCATATGCTGATTACCAGTGGGTCGAGACTATGAATGCGCCAGTATCAGATCAATTTTTGGGAGATATTCTGATCGTTGATGATACGCCCGAAAATCTCCAGTTGTTATCGCGCGCATTGCTTGAGCAAACCTATGAAGTGCGCGCCGTTCTGAATGGGCCAATGGCACTATCAGCGATTAGAAATGACCCACCGGATCTGATTTTACTCGATATTAAAATGCCGGGGATGGATGGCTATGAAGTCTGTCGACAGCTCAAGGCGGACGTAAAAACGCGGGATATTCCGATCATTTTTCTCAGTGCGTTGGATGATTCTTTAGATAAGGTCAAAGCCTTTAGGGTAGGTGGGGCGGACTATGTGACAAAACCGTTTCAGACGGAAGAAGTATTAGCCCGCGTAAAGCATCAATTAATCATCTACCGTCTCAACCAACAAATTATCGAGCAAAACGCCGCATTATTGCGCTCCAACCAAGATCTAGAACAATTTGCTTACATGGTTTCCCATGATTTAAAACAACCGTTGCAAGGAATTCTGGGCTTTAGTAATTTACTCAAACAAAACTATCAAGCCGCTTTGGGCAATGATGGCGGGCGATTTTTGGGACATATTGATGGGGCAGTGCGTCGGATGGGGGATTTGATTGATGACTTATTGGCTTACAGCCAAATTAGCCCACAGAATGATGGATTTCAGGCTATTGACTGCAATGTGATCTTAGAGCAAGTTTTGATCAACTGCGCTGATTCGATCGAGCGATCCGGTGCAAAAATCACATACGATACGCCACCGATAATCCTTGGTGATGAAATTCAAATCACTGAACTGTTCCAAAATTTGATTAACAATGCGATTAAGTTTCAAACATCGGCAACGATACCGCAAATCAACCTGACAGTGGAACCAGATAGGGAAGCGTGGCATTTTGCCATGCAGGACAATGGTATTGGCATCGCACCCGACCAGCTTGAGTCAGTGTTTAAGGCGTTTAAGCGACTCCACTCGCAGCAGACATACCCAGGTACAGGGATTGGGCTGGCCATCTGCCAAAAAGTCGTTGAGCGACACGGTGGCAGGATTTGGGTGACTTCGCAACTCGGGGTTGGCTCAGTTTTTCACTTCACGCTACCTGTCATGCCTTAGCGGCATGCCCCAAACATCACGATCAGGGCGGCAGTCGTTGGATCTCTGGTGGGGAGTGAGCCGTTTAGAGGCACTGACGATTTAGCGTTTTCAACTAAGTTAATTGATTCACCCAGGCGAATATTCACCCATTACGATCGGGCCACTTCACCGGGCTACTTTCACCGGGCTATTGGGTGAATTTGGGTTGGCCTAGACCTGGCTACAGCTTCAGTTCACAAAAGCGGGAAATTCGCCAAAAATCAAGCCGATCGACGCATTTTTAAAGATGTCCAACATATCCATCGTTCTGGCAGTA encodes the following:
- a CDS encoding sensor histidine kinase, translated to MVQYPKKSNVWPLQAVLIAPFVIQLLAAVGLVGYLSFKNGEKAVSELADQVIESTSNEVRQHLTAYLSTPHKVSQLNADAIRLNVLNLNDLPQVQRYFWHQMQTYDLTYISLILPTGEVRAAYRPDGKIATLDTVKPFINDQVKNATTYLTDKQGNPRKILAETAWDVLKDSIYTEPVKAKKAIWSRINTYYDPALPPSISAAAGRPLYDANQKLIGVLNTEIHLQTLSNFLSQLKTDQQGEIFVMERSGLLVANSVKDAPFKLVDEEIQRFPASQSPNPLIRAIAAQTKQQFPVLSAIKQPQKIIVKLQGDRHHVSITPWQDEYGLDWLVVSSISENNFMAQIHANTRTTIVLCIGAGIIATIVGIFTSRRIAQPIFRLNQASQALAAGDLDQMVQPTHVQELNILGESFNEMAGQLKAAFIELEDSNVELEHHVAERTTKLKDALAELQHTQLQMIQAEKMSSLGQLVAGIAHEVNNPINFVKGNLIFIQEHAGQLMELVELYQTHYEQPVEAIQSQVSAIDLEFIQTDMPKLIHSMTVGTDRIQGIVQSLRNFSRMDESALQRANVHDGLDSTLLILQHRLKAQPDRVEIEVVKHFSDLPLIDCYAGQLNQVFMNLLANAIDALEDRLRQQTPAEQAANPPQITIQTEHLSPDSLVIKIADNGCGIPRDIQQRIFEPFFTTKPIGKGTGIGMSISYQIVVERHQGKLGCHSERGQGTEFSIQIPVTIQPVVVDQTA
- a CDS encoding ATP-binding protein — protein: MMTFLQNLFFSREYIPHGHCYLWQSGLVWLHVLSDLIIAVSYYSIPLLLVYFIRLRTDVPFKRIFILFSIFILTCGTTHILEVWTLWYPAYWLSGGMKAITALASLYTAFELIPVLPMALALPSPNALAEVNQKLAIEVEERKQAEVAVQQLNTELEQRIQTRTADLERSNQTLEQEIAVRIEAEREMQQAKDVAEVASRAKSEFLANMSHELRTPLNAILGFTQIMARDPQMVPTQQENLSIINRSGGNLLELINDILEMAKIESGRAILNETSFDLHDLINSLIQTLNPHVEAKNLELIYERQPDVPQYVKADERKLRQVLSNLLDNAIKFTAVGHVTLRVQAASNAAEPEQKFPGYWLFVEVEDTGSGVAPSELGSLFSTFVQAETGRRSQQGSGLGLSISRRFVQLMGGDLTVNSTLGQGSTFKFSIPIQAANAVDVPLQQPDRRVVGLVANQQTYRILVVEDKLENRKLMVKLLEPLGFEVKEAENGQVAVELWENWTPNLIWMDMRMPVMDGYAATKQIKSQIKGQATVIIALTASAFEEDKSIILSAGCDDFVRKPFQEKVILDKIAKYLGVQYIYEANHQDAEPVVQAALTAENLAVMPTAWIEQLYQAASQARAKTLRSLITEIPEEHRFLADGLSQLVEGYRFDILQTLAERKS
- a CDS encoding sensor histidine kinase, which gives rise to MNAPVSDQFLGDILIVDDTPENLQLLSRALLEQTYEVRAVLNGPMALSAIRNDPPDLILLDIKMPGMDGYEVCRQLKADVKTRDIPIIFLSALDDSLDKVKAFRVGGADYVTKPFQTEEVLARVKHQLIIYRLNQQIIEQNAALLRSNQDLEQFAYMVSHDLKQPLQGILGFSNLLKQNYQAALGNDGGRFLGHIDGAVRRMGDLIDDLLAYSQISPQNDGFQAIDCNVILEQVLINCADSIERSGAKITYDTPPIILGDEIQITELFQNLINNAIKFQTSATIPQINLTVEPDREAWHFAMQDNGIGIAPDQLESVFKAFKRLHSQQTYPGTGIGLAICQKVVERHGGRIWVTSQLGVGSVFHFTLPVMP